In Flavobacterium lacustre, a genomic segment contains:
- a CDS encoding sensor histidine kinase, giving the protein MKLLAKTSLYYLIFSIPILIFSGFICYYVITTEVKDSNNELLLNRKFQVEHYLKNNDTIALLLITKSKEAQIDKIAYSNFKNGTKTIFSDTLILDKEENELAANRMITSIVKVRNVNYQIKIWRSTLEFDELIEGIFYLLTFILFFLFLISLLINLWVSKTLWKPFYKAIQNLKNFRASDNELPEFEKTSVNEFAELNNSLHQMMEKMIVDYNGQKKFTENASHEIQTPLAVIKSKIDLLIQSENLKVNEVELIVAIDDACSKLIRLNKSLLLLTKIENRQFRTTEKVSVEKIIDQSLILFEEHIKANKIKVLKNIEEDFLINMNADLCLVLINNLFQNAIRHNIEGGDIVIFIRDNIISIHNTGKEKPLNMALLFKRFQKNSTSHLSIGLGLAIANEIAEVSGLSLKYMFISNRHRFTLKVIDKD; this is encoded by the coding sequence ATGAAGTTACTTGCCAAAACCAGTTTGTATTATTTGATATTTAGCATTCCTATTCTAATTTTCTCTGGGTTTATTTGTTATTATGTTATAACAACTGAAGTTAAGGATAGTAATAATGAATTGTTGCTAAATCGTAAATTTCAAGTGGAGCACTATTTGAAAAATAATGACACCATTGCTTTACTTTTAATCACAAAAAGCAAGGAAGCCCAGATAGATAAAATCGCATATTCTAATTTTAAAAACGGAACAAAAACAATATTCTCTGATACTTTAATTCTTGACAAAGAAGAGAATGAGTTGGCGGCTAATAGAATGATTACTTCTATAGTAAAAGTTAGAAATGTCAATTATCAAATCAAAATTTGGCGAAGTACATTAGAATTTGACGAATTAATTGAAGGAATTTTTTATTTATTGACTTTTATTTTATTTTTCTTGTTTTTGATTTCTTTGCTGATTAATTTATGGGTTTCAAAAACGCTATGGAAACCTTTTTATAAGGCTATTCAGAATTTAAAGAATTTTAGGGCAAGTGATAACGAGCTGCCAGAATTTGAAAAAACATCTGTGAATGAATTCGCAGAATTAAATAATTCTCTTCATCAAATGATGGAAAAAATGATTGTCGATTATAATGGTCAAAAGAAATTTACAGAAAATGCTTCTCACGAAATTCAAACACCATTAGCAGTAATAAAATCGAAGATTGATTTACTTATTCAATCCGAAAATTTAAAAGTAAATGAAGTGGAACTAATTGTTGCTATTGATGATGCTTGTTCCAAATTAATTAGATTGAATAAATCATTATTATTACTTACAAAAATAGAAAACAGGCAGTTTAGAACCACTGAAAAAGTTTCTGTCGAAAAAATTATAGATCAATCGTTAATATTATTTGAAGAACATATTAAAGCCAATAAAATTAAAGTGCTAAAAAATATTGAAGAAGATTTTTTAATTAATATGAATGCCGATTTATGTTTGGTACTTATTAATAATTTGTTTCAAAATGCCATTAGACACAATATTGAAGGTGGTGATATTGTCATTTTTATTAGGGATAATATCATTTCGATACACAATACTGGCAAGGAGAAACCACTTAATATGGCATTACTTTTTAAACGTTTTCAAAAAAATTCAACTTCCCATTTATCAATAGGATTAGGTTTAGCCATAGCCAATGAAATCGCGGAAGTAAGTGGATTATCTTTAAAATATATGTTTATAAGCAATAGACACCGCTTTACTTTAAAAGTAATTGATAAAGATTAA
- a CDS encoding response regulator transcription factor, with amino-acid sequence MKILLIEDEPELQKSIKQYLEMEGNVVEFASDYSKAAQKIALYDYDCILVDITLPNGSGLDLIKEIKLKKSRAGIIIISAKNSLDDKIYGLDLGADDYLPKPFHLSELNSRIKALIRRKSFDGNLEIIVNEIKILPSERSVFVNNKNVILTSKEYDLLLYFIANKNRVVSKNALAEHLWGDNADRLDNFDFIYNHVKNLRKKLIEKKCEDYLQTIYGIGYNFKTQE; translated from the coding sequence ATGAAAATATTACTAATTGAAGACGAACCCGAATTGCAAAAAAGCATCAAACAATACCTTGAAATGGAAGGTAATGTAGTTGAATTTGCATCTGATTATAGCAAAGCTGCTCAAAAAATAGCGCTTTACGATTACGATTGTATTTTGGTCGATATTACTTTGCCTAATGGTTCTGGATTGGATTTAATTAAGGAAATAAAACTAAAAAAATCGAGAGCTGGGATTATTATTATTTCAGCAAAAAATTCGCTTGATGATAAAATTTATGGATTAGACCTTGGTGCCGACGATTATTTACCAAAACCGTTTCATTTATCGGAATTAAATTCGAGAATAAAAGCATTGATTAGACGAAAAAGTTTCGATGGAAATCTAGAAATTATTGTCAATGAGATTAAAATTTTGCCATCTGAAAGAAGCGTTTTCGTGAATAACAAGAATGTAATTTTGACTTCAAAGGAATACGATTTACTGTTGTATTTTATAGCCAATAAAAACCGTGTTGTTAGTAAAAATGCTTTAGCAGAACATCTTTGGGGTGATAATGCAGATAGGCTGGATAATTTTGATTTTATCTACAATCACGTAAAAAATCTACGTAAAAAATTGATAGAAAAAAAGTGTGAAGATTATCTTCAAACCATTTATGGAATAGGTTATAATTTTAAAACACAAGAATGA
- a CDS encoding DUF6922 domain-containing protein: protein MNKSVNIATIFPKHLFWDMDYSKLNLSKDKSIIIPRALFATTPETFETDILKLEALYSAKDIVKYLKLTTENISNKVCISVAKRYNVKPFLRFSL, encoded by the coding sequence GTGAATAAATCAGTAAACATAGCAACAATTTTTCCCAAACACTTATTTTGGGATATGGATTATAGTAAACTTAATCTTTCTAAAGATAAGTCTATTATTATACCAAGGGCTTTGTTTGCAACAACTCCAGAAACATTTGAAACAGATATTCTAAAATTAGAAGCACTATATTCTGCTAAAGATATTGTTAAATACTTAAAATTAACAACAGAGAATATCAGTAACAAAGTTTGTATAAGTGTTGCAAAAAGATACAATGTAAAACCATTTCTTCGTTTTTCACTTTAA
- a CDS encoding nucleotidyl transferase AbiEii/AbiGii toxin family protein — MRAVTPAIIKAIIELQALPTVSKFTLGGGTNLALQFNHRISDDIDFFYDGIIGKEGFKNIENEVKNYFGNKAKSFDNPCDINDQYCFLRFFLDLEDGVTIKVEMLQNMKNLFDVEVNQGISLLSKKDIGLFKLISTSNRSTKKDIYDLDFITDTISLIDLYEDLKVKTLKFNKEEHKTIFDLSKNNSPIDNPELLLKFDDNSDYSKFPSHTNDTIQIIEGSKTWIDAKISWRSKVRRLYSHLGKDFPEPKGIKIK, encoded by the coding sequence ATGAGGGCAGTTACTCCAGCAATAATTAAAGCCATCATAGAATTACAAGCATTACCAACAGTATCAAAATTTACTTTAGGTGGTGGTACAAATCTGGCACTACAATTCAATCATAGAATTTCTGATGATATTGATTTCTTTTATGATGGAATAATTGGCAAAGAGGGGTTTAAAAATATCGAAAACGAAGTTAAAAATTACTTTGGTAATAAAGCAAAAAGCTTTGATAATCCTTGTGATATAAACGACCAATATTGTTTTCTTCGTTTCTTTCTTGATTTAGAAGATGGCGTAACTATAAAAGTGGAGATGCTTCAAAATATGAAGAATTTGTTCGATGTAGAAGTCAATCAAGGGATAAGTTTACTTTCAAAAAAAGACATTGGTTTGTTCAAATTAATCAGTACATCAAACCGTTCTACCAAAAAAGACATTTACGATTTAGACTTCATAACCGATACAATTTCATTAATTGATTTGTATGAAGACTTAAAAGTTAAAACACTTAAATTCAATAAAGAAGAACACAAGACAATATTTGATTTAAGCAAAAACAACTCACCTATTGACAATCCAGAATTATTATTAAAATTTGATGATAATTCCGATTATTCAAAGTTTCCATCACACACTAACGATACAATACAAATCATCGAGGGAAGCAAAACTTGGATTGATGCAAAAATAAGTTGGCGTTCAAAAGTAAGACGACTTTATAGTCATTTAGGCAAAGATTTTCCTGAACCAAAAGGAATAAAAATCAAATAA